Proteins encoded together in one Effusibacillus pohliae DSM 22757 window:
- a CDS encoding precorrin-8X methylmutase gives MSFVPLTTQPQEIEEKSFQIIAEELGEHPFTEEQFPIVQRVIHASADFELGRSLLFTPDAVQSGIRAIRAGRPVVADVQMVEVGISKPRLEKFGSTVHCFISDPDVIEEAKQLNTTRAIVSMRKAARLCEGAIVAIGNAPTALLELIRLVEAGEAKPGLIVGVPVGFVSAAESKELLSKLQGVPFITNIGRKGGSPVAVSIVNALSLLAVREPAEK, from the coding sequence ATGTCGTTTGTGCCGTTGACCACCCAACCGCAGGAGATCGAGGAGAAGAGCTTCCAGATCATCGCGGAGGAACTGGGCGAACATCCGTTTACGGAGGAGCAATTTCCGATCGTGCAGCGGGTGATTCACGCTTCGGCCGATTTTGAGCTCGGCCGCTCCCTCCTGTTTACCCCGGATGCGGTACAGTCCGGCATTCGGGCGATCCGCGCCGGCCGCCCGGTGGTGGCGGACGTGCAGATGGTGGAGGTCGGGATTTCCAAGCCGCGGCTGGAGAAGTTTGGCAGCACGGTGCATTGCTTTATCTCCGATCCGGATGTGATCGAAGAAGCGAAACAATTGAACACCACCCGGGCGATCGTCTCGATGCGGAAAGCGGCCCGGCTCTGCGAAGGCGCGATCGTGGCGATCGGCAACGCGCCCACCGCTCTGCTGGAGCTGATTCGTCTGGTGGAGGCGGGAGAAGCGAAGCCGGGCCTGATCGTCGGGGTACCGGTCGGATTCGTGTCGGCAGCCGAGTCGAAGGAACTGCTCAGCAAGCTGCAAGGGGTGCCGTTTATCACCAATATCGGTCGCAAGGGCGGCTCCCCGGTCGCCGTGTCGATCGTCAACGCCCTGTCGCTGCTGGCAGTACGGGAACCGGCGGAAAAATAG
- a CDS encoding cobalt-precorrin-5B (C(1))-methyltransferase, with the protein MAKQADRMKEPDGRAGGQDAQDGGRSDTAAPEADRRAEEAKPLRHGYTTGACATAAAKAATHALLTGEAWSHVTIRIPAGMDVTFEVHNLEVTRDMAACSVIKDGGDDPDATHGAHIFATVTYADQPGIQLDGGVGVGRITKPGLGLPVGDPAINPVPRKMIAQAVTEEAGDLLAGRGLRVVISVPNGEEIAKKTLNARLGIIGGISILGTTGLVKPFSSAAYIASVKQAIDVAVANGCDHLALTTGGRSERVAQEALPELPEEAFIQMGDFAGIALKHCAQKGVKKVTLSGMMGKFSKLAAGHMNLHSKGSQVDFEFLAGVAARVGVPDELLAEIRQANTAKQVGDLLEAAGHRRFFALLCSMISEECKRYAGGMLEVDTILAEFDGRIIGRGSTDASSPNYRDWR; encoded by the coding sequence ATGGCGAAGCAAGCCGATCGGATGAAGGAACCGGACGGGCGGGCTGGCGGACAGGATGCGCAGGACGGGGGGCGATCCGATACAGCAGCACCGGAAGCGGACCGGCGGGCTGAGGAAGCCAAACCGTTGCGCCACGGCTATACGACCGGCGCATGCGCGACGGCGGCTGCGAAAGCGGCGACGCATGCGCTACTGACGGGGGAGGCGTGGTCGCATGTGACCATCCGCATCCCGGCCGGGATGGACGTCACGTTTGAAGTGCACAACCTGGAGGTGACCCGCGATATGGCCGCCTGCTCCGTTATCAAGGATGGCGGAGACGACCCGGACGCGACACATGGCGCCCACATTTTCGCCACCGTCACGTATGCGGATCAACCGGGGATTCAGCTGGACGGCGGCGTTGGCGTGGGCCGGATCACCAAGCCCGGCCTCGGGCTGCCGGTCGGCGATCCGGCGATCAATCCGGTGCCGCGGAAGATGATTGCGCAAGCGGTGACGGAAGAAGCGGGGGATCTGCTGGCTGGACGCGGCCTGCGGGTTGTGATTTCGGTGCCGAACGGCGAAGAGATCGCGAAAAAAACGCTCAACGCCAGACTCGGCATCATCGGCGGCATCTCAATCCTTGGCACCACCGGCCTCGTCAAGCCGTTTTCTTCCGCCGCGTATATCGCGAGCGTCAAGCAGGCGATCGATGTGGCGGTGGCGAACGGCTGTGACCATTTGGCGCTGACGACCGGCGGCCGCAGCGAGCGGGTGGCGCAGGAAGCTTTGCCGGAATTGCCGGAAGAAGCGTTCATCCAGATGGGGGATTTTGCCGGTATCGCGCTCAAGCATTGCGCCCAAAAGGGTGTAAAAAAAGTTACGCTGTCCGGCATGATGGGCAAATTTTCGAAACTGGCGGCCGGGCACATGAACCTGCACTCGAAGGGGTCACAGGTCGATTTTGAATTTTTGGCCGGTGTGGCGGCCCGGGTCGGTGTGCCTGACGAACTGTTGGCCGAGATACGGCAGGCCAATACAGCCAAGCAGGTGGGCGACCTGTTGGAGGCGGCCGGGCATCGGCGTTTTTTCGCATTGTTGTGCTCAATGATCAGCGAGGAATGCAAGCGGTACGCCGGCGGCATGTTGGAAGTGGATACGATTTTGGCGGAGTTTGATGGACGTATTATCGGGAGGGGGTCGACCGATGCATCCAGTCCGAATTATCGGGATTGGCGATGA
- the cbiE gene encoding precorrin-6y C5,15-methyltransferase (decarboxylating) subunit CbiE, producing the protein MHPVRIIGIGDDGPASLSAAALQWVEAADLLVGGERHLAFFPNLRAEKWAVQEGLAKAVQVIDAAQTAGQQVVVLASGDPNFYGIAGYLGNKLGKERIEIHPGLSSIQLAFARLKESWHDAFLASVHGKTRDKVADWVRTHPKVALLTDPENTPAAIANDLLASGIRGVRAFVGENLGGADERTGLYTLEELAEREFSPLNVLVLLREEEAGGAATPADGSGDGGHRPFFPMGIPDRQFYQRKPKRGLITKSEVRAVTLAKLQIRPHDIIWDIGAATGSVGIEASMLAPYGHAYLIEKNEEDMDILRANVEKFGRTNVTFQCGKAPDGLEEWPDADAIFIGGTSGQMQPLLEMCVRKLKPGGRIVLNAATIENLYGAVDGFKRLGMHVEITMLQVARSKPILNLTRFESFDPVYIVKAVRMEDREETDEE; encoded by the coding sequence ATGCATCCAGTCCGAATTATCGGGATTGGCGATGACGGACCGGCGAGTTTGAGCGCGGCCGCCTTACAGTGGGTGGAAGCGGCCGATCTGCTGGTCGGCGGGGAACGGCATCTTGCTTTTTTTCCGAATCTGCGGGCGGAAAAATGGGCGGTGCAGGAAGGACTGGCGAAAGCGGTGCAGGTGATCGATGCCGCGCAAACGGCCGGCCAACAGGTGGTGGTGCTCGCCTCGGGGGATCCGAATTTTTACGGAATCGCCGGGTATCTAGGGAATAAACTGGGCAAGGAACGGATTGAAATTCACCCCGGCTTGTCGTCGATCCAACTGGCGTTTGCCCGGTTGAAGGAAAGCTGGCATGACGCGTTTCTTGCATCGGTGCACGGCAAGACGCGGGACAAGGTGGCCGATTGGGTGAGGACGCATCCGAAAGTGGCGCTGCTGACCGACCCGGAGAACACGCCGGCGGCGATCGCGAACGATCTGCTGGCATCCGGGATCCGTGGCGTGAGGGCGTTTGTGGGGGAAAATCTGGGCGGAGCGGACGAGCGAACCGGCTTGTACACGCTGGAGGAGCTGGCGGAGCGGGAGTTTTCGCCGCTGAACGTGCTGGTGTTGCTGCGGGAAGAGGAGGCCGGGGGAGCCGCAACGCCGGCGGATGGCTCCGGGGACGGCGGCCATCGTCCCTTTTTTCCGATGGGGATTCCCGACCGCCAGTTTTACCAGCGCAAACCGAAGCGCGGCCTGATCACCAAGTCGGAAGTGCGGGCTGTGACGCTCGCCAAATTGCAGATCCGGCCGCATGACATCATCTGGGACATCGGGGCGGCCACCGGATCGGTCGGGATTGAGGCGTCCATGCTGGCTCCCTACGGCCACGCCTACCTGATCGAAAAAAACGAGGAGGACATGGACATCCTCCGGGCCAACGTGGAGAAGTTCGGGCGGACGAACGTCACGTTTCAATGCGGCAAGGCGCCCGACGGGCTGGAGGAATGGCCGGATGCGGACGCGATTTTTATCGGCGGTACGTCCGGGCAGATGCAGCCGCTCCTGGAAATGTGCGTCCGCAAACTGAAACCGGGCGGGCGGATCGTGCTGAATGCGGCGACGATCGAGAATTTGTACGGGGCGGTGGACGGGTTCAAGCGGCTCGGCATGCACGTGGAGATCACCATGCTGCAGGTGGCGCGGAGCAAACCGATCTTAAATCTGACGCGGTTTGAATCGTTTGACCCTGTGTACATTGTGAAAGCGGTGCGAATGGAAGACCGGGAGGAGACGGACGAGGAATGA